One genomic segment of Gossypium arboreum isolate Shixiya-1 chromosome 3, ASM2569848v2, whole genome shotgun sequence includes these proteins:
- the LOC108475423 gene encoding endochitinase-like, which yields MRLHTLLFSSLFLSYAVVLATAVQCGVEAGGALCPGGICCSRWGYCGTTDSYCLVENGCQLNCTDGDSGGGGGGGGESGGDGGALGDIISSEMFEEMLPYRNDPRCPAANFYTYDAFIAAAKLYPAFAATGDNDTRKREVAAFLGQTSHETTGGWDGAPGGRYAWGYCFNEEVGCPAGYCDNNPNYPCYAGVNYCGRGPMQLSWNYNYGQFGESIGQKEELLQHPEVLKTNVTLSFMSALWFWMTAQPPKPSCHSVITGEWTPSANDIAAGRLPGYGVTTNIINGGLECGNGGPDDRVVSRIMFYERYCDILGVSYGPNLDCYNQRPFNWGLLLESI from the exons ATGAGATTACATACGTTGTTATTTTCTTCATTGTTTTTATCCTATGCGGTGGTTCTAGCCACAGCTGTGCAATGTGGCGTGGAAGCCGGTGGTGCTTTATGTCCTGGTGGCATATGTTGTAGCAGATGGGGCTACTGTGGCACCACTGACAGCTACTGCCTCGTGGAAAATGGTTGTCAACTTAATTGCACTGATGGTGACTCTGGTGGTGGTGGCGGTGGAGGCGGAGAAAGCGGCGGTGACGGTGGTGCACTTGGTGACATTATATCGAGTGAAATGTTTGAAGAGATGCTGCCATATAGGAACGATCCTCGTTGCCCAGCCGCTAACTTCTACACCTACGATGCTTTCATAGCTGCCGCAAAATTGTATCCGGCCTTTGCGGCGACCGGGGATAACGACACTCGGAAAAGGGAAGTTGCTGCTTTCTTAGGCCAAACTTCCCACGAAACTACCG GTGGATGGGACGGTGCACCCGGTGGTCGATATGCATGGGGATATTGCTTCAATGAGGAAGTAGGTTGCCCTGCAGGTTATTGTGATAATAACCCAAATTATCCATGTTATGCTGGTGTAAACTATTGTGGCCGCGGTCCCATGCAACTTTCTTG GAACTATAACTATGGCCAATTTGGAGAATCCATAGGACAGAAGGAGGAGCTTTTACAACACCCTGAGGTGCTGAAAACCAATGTTACATTGTCCTTCATGTCTGCTCTCTGGTTCTGGATGACTGCACAACCCCCGAAGCCATCGTGCCACAGTGTGATCACCGGAGAGTGGACACCTTCCGCTAACGACATAGCCGCTGGTCGGCTTCCAGGGTACGGTGTGACAACAAATATTATCAATGGCGGCTTGGAATGTGGTAATGGTGGTCCAGACGATAGGGTAGTGAGTCGAATTATGTTCTATGAAAGGTACTGTGACATTCTTGGAGTTAGCTATGGCCCCAACCTTGATTGCTACAATCAGAGGCCTTTCAACTGGGGTCTCTTACTGGAGTCTATATAG